Within Halobacterium jilantaiense, the genomic segment GCCGCCGACGCCGAACACCTGCTCGGCGACGTGGTGTCCGAACGTCCCGGGCGAGATGGTCGTGTAGTCTTTCCACGCCTCCACGTCTTCGACCGCGTCCTCGGGGCCGGCGAGCCAGCCGAACCGGCAGCCCGCGAGTCCGTAGGACTTCGACAGGCCCGCGGTGCTGATGCCGTGCTCGCCGAGGCTCGCGACGGCCGGCGCGGGGTCCGGGGCGAGCCGCCGGTACACCTCGTCCCCGAGCAGGTAGGCGTCGGCGTCCGCCGCGAGGTCGTAGACCGCTTCGACCGTCTCGGCGTCGTGTTGGTGGCCCGTCGGATTGTTGGGGTTGTTCAGCACCACCAACTCGGTCTCGGGTCGAATCGCCTCGGCGACGGCGTCCACGTCGAGCGTCCAGTCCGGTGCCGCCAGCTCGACCCGCGTCACGTCGCAGATGGAGTCGGGAATCGCGTGCAGGCTCTGGTACGTCGGCGTCACGACGACGGCGTGGTCGCCGGGCGACAGCAGCGACTGGAAGGCGAGGAAGTTCGCCTCCTGCGTCCCGACGGTGCAGACCACCTCGTCGGCACTCCGGCCGTACCGTTGGCCGATAGCCGCCCGCAGCGCCGGCTCGCCGTTTGTCGGAATCACGTACCCCAGTTCCCCGAGGTCCGTGTCGAAGTCGCTCGCCGGGAGGCTGCGCACGCCGCTCTCCGCGAGCATCACGTCCGCGCCGGCCTCGACCTCGGCAAACCACCGCTCTAGCTCGAAGGTGGGAGCGTCCATACACGCCGTTCGCGGGCGGCCGTGAAAACAGCGCGGGCGGCGGAACCCAGTGACTCGGACCGGCCCGCCGCTCCGCCACAACACAGATACGGGCACCGGTCGAAGCGCCGGACGACCCGCCATGCCTCGCTCGCAGTTCGTTCCGAACCGACTTCTCCTGCTCGTCCTGCTGCTGGTCGTGATTCCCGGCTACGGCCTGGTCACAGGCCAGCGGTCCGACCCGATAGTGTACTCTCTCGTCCTCGGTGCCGTGCTGTGGGTGTGGAAGTGGCGGTGGTGGTGGGAGCCGATTCGGGACTTCGTGGACCGTCGCACCCACGAGCGTCGGTAGGGCGCTCCCTCGCTACACCCGGTCCTTCGGCAGCAGGTCTTCGAAGCGCTGGTCGTCGAGCCACTCGCAGAGCTGGACGAGCTGGTCGCTGGCGGCCTCGAACAGCCGTTCGCCCTTCTCCGCGGTCGCGTCCGTCTGGTCGCCGAGCACGCCGTTGTCGGTGTTGTCGATGGCGTCGTAGAACGTCCGGGAGCCGTGCTTGACGGTGTCGGCGTCCGCGACGCTCGCGACGCCGCCGTCCCGCGCTGCTTCGAGGCGGTCGTCGTGGACGTGCTCGCCGTCGAGGTACTGCATCATCGCGGTCTCCTTCGGGCCGCCGTGGGGGCCGTTCTGCTCGAAGACCTCGTCGACCAGTTCCGGAATCGACTCGTCCCACATCCACTCGACGGCGTACGCCGTGCCGTCGTCGCGCACCCGACGCCCGACCTCGCGGAGGTGCTGGACGTTCCCGCCGTGGGCGTTCACGAACACGACGCGGTCGATTCCGTGGTACGCGAGGTTCCGCGTGAACGACTCGACGTAGTCCCGGAACTCGGGCGGGTCGACCCACATCGTCCCCGGGAACTGGCGGTGGTGCGGGCTCACGCCGACGTTCACGGTCGGCGTGCAGAGGAAGCCGGTGCGCTCGGCGGCCTCGCGAGCGAACGCCTCAGCGATGGTGTGGTCGGTCGACTCCGGCAGGTGCGGGCCGTGCTGTTCGGTCGACCCCAGCGGCACGAGCGCCAGCGACTCCTCGGCGAAGTACTCCTCTAGCTCCGGCCACGCTTCGTCGGCGAGGTACATGGCTCACAGGCGGGCCGGCACGAGCAAGAAACCAGCGTTCGCGTCACTCCCCTCAGTCGCGCTCCCGGAGGTTCTGGCGCGTGAACTGCGGGCTCGCCCGCAGCCCGCTCTTCCGCCGCCGGAACGACCGATAGAGCGCGAGCGCGATTGCGGTCGTGAACGCGGCCGACACGCCCGCCGAGAGGAGGTCCGCGGTCACGTACAGGAACGCCGTCGTCGGCACGCTCGTCGCCAGCACCAGCCCGAGGACGACCCGGCGGCCGAGCTTGTCGATGACGCGGTTGTCGTCCTCCAGGTCTGCCCGGATGTGGAGGTCCTCGCGTTCGACTCTGTCCAGTGCGCGCTCCAGTTTCGGCGGTACGCGGACCGCCGACGTGGCCGCCGCCTGGAAGTCCTCCGCGGTACCCTCTACGAACTGCTTGATGGACTCCTCGCGGTAGCCCTCGTCGGCGAGGTAGTCCGTCGCGACCGTGATGAAGTCGAAGTCCTGGTCGAGCGTGACACAGACGCCCTCCACGACCGTCGCGACGCGCAACACGAGCGCGAGGTTCGGCGGCAGCCGCAGCGGGAACTCGTAGATGGTGTCCTCGACTTTCCCGATGATCTGCTGGACGCGGTACGTCTCGATGTCCTCGCCGCGCGCGTCCTGGATGGCGAGTTCCATCACGTCGGCCATCACCGCGCGGTCGGCCTCGGGTGAGAGCGTCCCCATCTCGATGAGCGCGTCCAGAATCCCGTCGATGTCCTGGTTCGCCACCCCGATGTAGAACTCCACGATCTTGTCCTGGACGAACGGGTCGACGCGGCCGCTCATCCCGAAGTCGTAGAAGACGATGGAGCCGTCGTCCTGCACGGCGAGGTTCCCCGGATGGGGGTCGGCGTGGAACACGCCGTCCGTGATAATCATCTGGAGGTACGCCTCTTCGAGCGTCTCGGCGACCTCCGACCGGTCGACGTTCCGCGCCTCGAGCTCGGAGACGCTCGATATCTTCGTCCCGGAGATGTACTCCATCGTGAGGACGCGAGCGTCCGAGTAGTCGTCGTACACGCGCGGAATCACGATGTCGGGGTTGTCGGTGAAGTTCCCCCGAATCTCTTGGAGCATCCGGCCCTCGCGGGCGTAGTCCATCTCCTCGCGGATGGTCTTCGCGAACTCGTCGGCGAGGTTCTCCAGACTGAACGCCTGGCCCTGTCCGACGAACCGGACGATGAGCGGAATCGACCACCGGATGACACGGAGGTCGGCTTCCACGAGTTCCTCGATGCCGGGCCGCCGAATCTTCACGGCGACCGGGTCGCCGTCGACCTTCGCGGTGTACACCTGCCCGAGGCTCGCGCCGCTGATGGACTCCCGGTCGAAGTCGTCGAACACCTCGTCGACCGGCCCGAGCTCGTCCTCGATGACCACCTTCGCCGCCGACCAGTCAGCCGGTGGGACGCGGTCCTGGAGCTCTTCGAGGACGTCGATGTACTCGGGCGGCAGCACGTCGGGGCGCGTCGACAGCAACTGCCCGAGCTTGATGAACGTCGGCCCGAGCGCGAGCAGCGAGTCCAGCAGTATCTGTGCCCGCTCCCGGCGCATCTCGGGCGTGACAGACCGGCTCCCACCGAACAGCAGGAACCGGCGTTTGTCGCGTGCCCACCCCCACAGCAGCGGGAGGAACTGCCAGAAGACGACGACGAACCGCCGGTACGACCTGAGTACCGCCACCGGTCACCCCTCGACCGGCACGCGTTGACCGGACTCCCCGCGCCGCGGCAGGTGGACTTCGAGGACGCCGTCGTCGACGGACGCCGTCGCGCCGTCGGCGGTAGCGTCCGGCGGCAGCGGCAGTTCGAGGTCGAGGAACAGCGGCCGCTCCTCCTCGCGGTAGTCGAACCCGTCCGGCACCGACTTCCGGCGGTGAGCGTCGACGACGACCGTCCGAGCGCTCACACGCACGTCCAGGTCGGCAGCGGACACACCCGGGACGTCCACGACGAACAGGTACTCGTCGTCGCGTTCGTGGACGTCGGCGAACACCGCGTCGGGTAGATTCCCCAGCGCTTCGCGCAGGCGGGACATGGACGCAGGTTGGGACGGCGAGGCGTTAAAGCCGGTGGTCTCGGCACTCGGTGTCGAGTGGCCCGAAGCGGACGGCAGAACGAGAGCGGGCGGGGCGAGATGGTGGGAGTACGGGTGTGGTTCCCGCCCCGGGGGAGGCCGCACGAAGGGGGTCCGGCGAGTGCGGCCGACAGCCGGCGACTGGAAGGGGGAACAGCGCCGGCGTGGTGTGCTCTGAACCGTGCCCTGACAGGCGACGAGCGGTCGTCGCCATCTGAGTCGTGGCACGCCGGGGTATTGAACTGGTGGCTCGCTGACACCGAATTCAGCCCGATTAAGTCGAATTATCCGGTGCTCCAGCGCCGAGGAAGCCGTCGAAGGACGTGACGCGGTGGTCACCGAGCACGCAGTGGCCGCGCTTCCCGGGGTCGTGGCGTTCCACGTGGACCGCGTCCAGGCCCGCGTTCTTCGCAGCGCCGACGTCACTGACGGCGTCGCCCGCGTAGACCCCGCGGGCGTCACGGTCGGTACCGATGTCTCGGAGCGCGAGTTCGATGGGGCGCGGGTCGGGCTTCCAGCCGGTGTCGTCGTCACAGCACACTACGACGTCGAACCAGTCGCCGACGTCGAGGTGGTCGATGATGGGGTCGGCGAGGAACTCCGCGCAGTGCGTCACGACGCCGGTCGGCGCGTCGATGTCGCCGACGGACTGGGCGTCGTCGTAGAGATACGTGGCCTCCGCGCGCTCCATCGGGTCCTCGACGGCGTGGAACGCCGGCCAGAACTCCGCGGGGTCGATTCCCCAGTTCTGGAGGCGGACGTCGCGGCTGCCGCCGAGGCCGTGCCAGAGCACTTCGGCCTCGCGGTCCGTGAACCGCCGTCCGAGTCGGTCGCCGACCCGGTCGAAGACCTCCCGCGTGTACGCCCACTCGGTGTCCACGAGCGTCCCGTCGAAGTCGAACAGCCACACGTCGTAGTCCGGGGACGGGGAACCCATAGGGCTGGAAGGTACGGACGCGGAGAATATCAGCGTTTTGGGTGGTCGGGACGGCGTCCCGGGGACGCGTGCCGACGGGTCGGCAGTCAGGCCGCGTCCGGCTCCGGCCACTCGCCCAGCGTCACCTCGACCTGCTGGCGCTCGCCGTCGCGAACGACTGTGAGCGTGACCGTGTCTCCGGGCCGGGTCTCCGTGAACAGATACGCACCGAGGTCCTTCGTGGTGTTCACCTGGCGGTCGTCGATAGCGACGATGACGTCACCGCCGACCGGGACGCGACTCTCGTCGACGACGGTGATTTCAGTCGTCCCCTGCAGAACGTCGGCCGCGGGCGACCCGGCTCTGGCCTGGTGGACGTAGACACCCTCCATCGTGTCCAGGTCGTTTGCCGACGCGAGCTGTGGAGTGACCGGGCGCACGGAGACCCCGAGGTTCGAGTGGTCGTAGCTCCCGTTCTCGACGAGCGCCGGGACGACGCGCTCGACGAGCGTCGACGGAATCGCGAAGCCGATGTTGTCTGCTCGTGACGCCTGCAGGCCGGCCGTGTTGACGCCGACGACGGTGCCATCACAGGTGACCAGCGGGCCGCCGCTGTTCCCGGGGTTGATCGGCGCGTCCGTCTGGAGGACGGTCGGGACGGCGGCGTTCTGGCCGGTCGGCAGCGAGCGGTTCACGCCGCTCACGATGCCGTGCGTGATGGTCTCGTCGAGGCCGAACGGGCTCCCGATGGCGGCGACCTTCTCGCCGGGGTCTGGCGTCGACGACGCGACCGAGAGCGCTTCGACGCCGCTCGGCACGTCGGCGACACGGACGACCGCGAGGTCCGCGATAGCGTCGGTGCCGACGACTTCGCCCGTGCTGGACGCCTCGTTCGAGAACTGGATGGTGACCGAGTTCGCGTCACCGACGACGTGGGCGTTCGTCACGACGTAGCTCGCGTCGTCGCCGGACGCGCCCTGATAGACGAACCCGGAGCCCTGCCCGGACGACGTCCGGACGCCGACGACGGAGTCGATTGTCTGGTCGTACAGCGCGGCGTAGTCACACGACGCCTGCTGTGCTTGCTGGGTGGTATCGGCGGACTGTGCACCGGTCGCTCCACCGACGGCCGCGGGAGACTGCGCGCTGACGACACCGAATCCCGCGGTGACGAGGAGGAGCGCGACGCCGACGACGAGGTACTCACGACGCATCGTCTGTGGGTTGGGGAGACCCCGGAAAACGCGTTGTTACCAGTTGGGTCGGTAATCTCACCCACTACCGGCGACGTATTCTGGTTAGCCGGTCCTTATCGCCGAATCTCCACCGAACTCCCGAGGTACTTCGAGACGACTTCGTCGACGCTGTCGGCGTTGAACGGCGCGAGGTCCGCCGCGATAGCCTCGCGGAGCGCGTCGTAGTACTCGCGGTCGGTCTCCAGCGCGCGGTACTCGACCGATTCCACGAGAACGCCGAGCGCGTCGGCAGTCAGCCCGCGGAACGACTCGGCGTCCGCGAGGTCACCGCGCCAGAGGTTGTCCCGGAAGAACAGCCAGCCCGACTCACCGGGGTCGTCGGCCGGCCGCCGCAGTCGCGTCTCGAACGTCTCCGGCTCGACGGCGACGCCGCGGTCGGGGTCGAGCCGGAACCGCACCGCGAACACGTACGCCGCGTCCATCTACCGGAGCGCGTCGGTTCGCTCGGCCATGTCGATGTCCTGGTCGGTGACGCCGCCCTCCTCGTGGCTCGTGAACCGCACGTCGACCTTCCCGTACCGGATGCGAATTTCGGGGTGGTGGAACTGCTCTTCGGCGATTTCGCCGACCTCGGAGGCGAACGCCACCCCTTCGAGGTAGTCGTCGAACTCGTAGGTGCGCGTAATCTCGTCGCCGTCGAGGTGCCAGTGCTCGGGTAGTCGGGACTCGATGGTGTCGTCGTCGAGGAGTTCTGCCATACGCGAGTACTCTCCGTCCAGCCACATAATCCTAGTCGCCGGGAACCACGCCGGCAGAACAGGCTTAGTCCTCGGACTCGGCCGGAGCCACGTCGCCGCCCGGCACCTCGAACGGCATCTCGTCCTCGAAGTCCGGATTGAACAGCTCCAGCGCGGTCGCGATGGTCGACCAGTCGTCCTCCGCGGCCGCGTCCCGAAGACTCCGGGTGGGTGCCGCCAGCAGCTGGCTCACCAGCGCGTCCGCCATCGACTCGACGACCTCGCGCTCCGCGTCGTCCAGGTCCTCGCCGCGCTCGGCCTCCAGGCGCTGCACCGCCGTCTGGACCTCGCGCCCCTTCAGGCGGTCCGCGCTCTCGTACATCCGCGCGATGACCTCGTCTGCGCGCTTGCGCTTGTACTGCGCGAGCAGGTGCTCGAACTCCTCGGTTATCATCGCCTCGACCTCGCGGGCGGCGTCCTCGCGGCGCTCCCGGGTCGCCGCCGTCACCGCCTCCAGGTCGTCGAGGTCGTGGATGGATACCGCATCGTGCGTGCCCGCAGCCGGCGCGACGTCACGCGGCTGCGCGAGGTCGACGACGACCGTCTCGCCCGCGTCCGAGAACGCCTGCCCCGGGAACACGTGTTCGGGGCTGCTGGTCGCCGTCACCACCACGTCGGCCGCGCCGAGGCGACCGCGGGCGTCGGCGAGGTCGGTCGTCTCGGTCGGCGCGTCCACGCTGTCGGCGACCCGGTCGGCGCGCTCGGGCGTCCGGTTCGCCACTACGACCTCGGCCACGTCCGCGCTCGCGAACGCTTTCGCCGCCAGCGCCCCCATCTCGCCGGCACCGACCACGAGCGCGCGAGCGTCTTCCAGGTCGGTCTTCCGCTTGGCGAGCCGCACCGCCGCCGTCCCCAGCGAGGTCGCGCCCTCGTTGATTGCGGTCTCGGTGCGGGCGCGCTCGCCGACGTGCATCGCCTTCGTCACCGCCTCCCGAAGCACCCGGTCGATGCCGCCCGCGTCCTTCGCGGTGTCGTAGGCGTCCCGGAGCTGGCCGAGAATCTGGTCTTCGCCGACCACGAGCGACTCCAGACCGGCGGCCACCCGCAACAAGTGACGCAGGCTCTGCTCGTGCCCCATCGACACCGCGCCCGCACCGGCCGGGTCGAAGCCAGCCGTTCCCAGTGCCCGCCGGCCGGACGCCTGGTCTGCGGTCACGACGTAGGCTTCCACGCGGTGACACGTCTGGAGCACGAACGCCTCCTCGACGGGCGGCTGCTCGAGCAGGGCGTCCAGTGCTGCCTGCGTGGACGCGGCGCTCGCGGCAGCCAGTTCGTCGAGTGAGGCCGTCTCGTGCGAGACGCGGACGCCGGAGACGACACCAGTGTTTCCATTCATGTCGACCACTCTACGTCGCCGACGGCGCGCCCTACGGCGGCCTCGGCTCTCTTCCGAGCGTTAGCATCTCCGGTACGTAAAGCCTTCCAAACCGGCTCCGAACGCACGACAGCCCGTACCGCATCGCGGCGCTCCGCCGGCGGCGTTCCCGACGCCTTCAGCTCCGCCCGGAGGTCCGCGGTAAGCTCGGCCATCTCACCGGCACCGGCGAATTCGGCGTCCACCCGCTCACGGAGGTACTTCGAGAGCGCGGGGCTCCGCCCGCCGGTCGACACCGCGACGGTTACGGGGTCCTCGCCCGTCGTCGCCGGAACGACGACGTCGTCGACGCTCCGCTCCGCCTCGCCGCTGTCGCGCGCCGACGAGTCGGCGCGATTCACCAGCGCGCCGGCGTCGCGGGCCGCGTCCGCGAACGCCGCGTTCACCGCGGCAACGTCGGTCGCTGCGACGACGAGCGCGGGGTCGACCCTGGCGACCCACTCCGCGGCCTCGTCGGGACTCGGCGCAGCCTGAACGAGGGCCGCGTCGCCGAACTCGCGGTCGCCGAACTCGGGCGACAGCACGGTCACGTCGGCTTCCGCGGCGAACCGCCGGGCCTTCCGAGCGCCGACGCTGCCGCCGCCGACGACCAGCACCGACTCGTCGCGGAAGTCGTGGAACAGGGGAATCATGCTCACGCGGTGTTCGCCGTCGCGCGCTCCTCCAGTCGAATGCCGGTCTTCTTCAGGATGCGCGTCGAGAACAGAGTGTCCCAGTCGTCCTCGCCCACGTCCCAGTACTCGTCCATCACCTCGCGGACCTGTTCGACGCGCTCGGCGCTCTCTTCCTCGCTGCGGCCGTGGGTCATCGCGAAGAAGTTGTACTCCCAGACGCCCTCGTGGCGCGGCCGCTCGTAGCAGTGCGTGACGAAGTCCATGCTCGCCACCGCCGGCCCGACCTCGTCGACGACCTCGTCGGGCACGTCCCAGACGGTCATCCCGTTCTCCGTGTACCCGAGCGCGTAGTGGTTCGGGATGACGCCGACACGCCGCACCTTCCCCTCGGCGTTGAACCGCCGGATGGTCTCGACGACCCACTCAGGGTCCCGACCCAGGTCGTCGGCGACCGCGCGGAACGGCGTCTCGACGACCGGCAGCCCGTCCTGAATGGCGACCACGAGGTCGCGCTCCGCCGGCGACAGACTGTCGCGGTCGGTCGGCTCGGGAGCCGTCCCCAGGTGGGAGAGGTCCACGTCCCCGTCCGACACCGGGCCGTCGACGAGGAACTTCGCCTCGACGCGGAACTCCTGTTGCTTCGGGAGATTGTACGTCTCCTGGCCGGTCTCCTCCTCGATTTCGGCGAGGACGTCCTCGACCTCCCGGTCGGCGACGGACACGACGAACCACATGTTCAGGTGCGGGTGTTCGCGCTCGTAGTTGTGCGCGACCGCCCGCACGTCGTTGACGGTCTCCGCAATCTCGTCGAAGCGCTCCTCGGGAGCGTGCATCGCCACCAGCGACGCCGCACCGCCGATCTCCTCGGCGTTGATGAGCGCGCCGAACCGCGTCAGCACGCCCTCGTCGTTCAGGTGCTGTACCCGTTCGAGCAGTTCCTCCTCGTCCATCTCCACGCCGCGCGACCGGAGCGCCTGTGCCGCGGGCTCGAACGGTCGCTGTACGACCGGGAACCCGCCCTGGAACGCGTTCAGGACGGCACGGTCCCGGTCGTCTAGCTCCCCGATTTCCATGCACGGTTCTCGGGAGTCACGCCCAATAAACAGCCCGAATGCCTCCCAGTTCGCTGGAACTCCCTACGCGTCGAAGCCGTCCTCGGTGACGGCGACGACTTCCTCGACACCGTCGACCGCCCGGATGTCGTCGAGGACCGCCTCGTGGTCGCCGGTCGCCTCCCAGTACAGCACCACCGAGAAGACGCCCTCGCGAAGCAGCTGCTGGCACTCCCAGACGAACTCGTCGCCGTCGATGGTGAGTCCCTGGTGCTGGTTCACGCCGAACTCGTTGCTGTCGTTGCCCGAGTAGACGTACGTGTCGCCCTTCTCGGCGTGGCTGGCGATGGCAGTCCCCGCGTCCAGCGTGAGCTGGTGGAGTTTGCTCTCCTCGTCGTTGTCGTAGGCGGTGTGGACGACCGCGCCCGCGAGCTCGATGTCGCCGGGCTGCAGCAACTCGACCGTCTGCCGGTACAGGTCGGCGTTCGCCGTCTCGCTCATACCCGAGACGTCTCGGCTCGCCGGCTTACGTGTGGCGATTGCCCGGCTGTCGCCCCCGCAGCCGGCCGAACTCGTTCGGTTGCACGGATACCCCCAGCGAACGGAAAGCTGATACGTGAGAGCGTTGTCGTCTCCGACGATGCGAGACCGGCTGCGAGACGCTGCCAGCGCCGTCTACGAGCGCGTGCTCCGCCGGGAAATCGACGGCGCGCCCGCCCACGTCGCCGTCATTCAGGACGGGAACCGTCGGTACGCCCGCGAGCACGGCGACGACGCCAGCGACGGCTACCAGTCCGGCGCGCAGACTACCGAGCAGGTGCTGGACTGGTGTGCCGACCTCGGCGTCGAGGAACTCACCCTCTACGCGTTCTCCACGGAAAACTTCGAGCGGCCCGAAGAGCAGCAGGAACACCTCTTCGACCTCCTCGAAGAGAAGCTCACGGAGTTCGCGGAGGCCGACCGCGTCCACGACGAGCGCGTCCGAATCCGCGCCATCGGCGACACCGACCGCCTCCCCGAGCGCGTCCAGGAGGCCGTCCGGTACGCCGAATCCCGGACCGCGGGCTACGACGGCTTCGCGCTGAACGTCGCGCTCGCGTACGGCGGCCGCGACGAACTGCTGACCGCCGCCCGCGGCGTCGCCGAGGCGGTCGACACCGGCGACCTCGACCCCGCGGACGTGAACTTCGAGGCTATCGAATCCCGACTGCACACCAGCCCCGTCGCGGACGTCGACCTCATCATCCGCACGGGGGGCGACGAGCGCACCTCGAACTTCCTGCCGTGGCACGCCAACGGCAGCGAGGCCGCCGTCTTCTTCTGCACGCCGTACTGGCCGGAGTTCTCGAAAGTCGACTTCCTGCGTGCGGTCCGCACCTACGAGTCCCGGGAGGCGTCGTGGCGTCGGACGCGGGCCGAGCGGTCGCTCGCGCTCGTTCGCGCGCTCGGCTCCGAAGTGAAAGAGGCTCGCCGTATCCTCGACCGCTTCAAGGGGACGCTGCCCGACCCGCCCGAGGACGTCGAGGCGGAGACGCAGTCGGCGGACTGACGCTGCCCGACCGAGTCACCGTCCGAACCGCCGCTGTCTGTTCTGGTAGTCCAGCACCGCCCGCAGGTAGTCCCGCTTCCGGAAGTCCCGCCAGTTCACGTCCGTGAAGTAGAGTTCAGAGTAGACGGACTGCCAGATCATGAAATCTGAGAGGCGCTCGGCTCCGGTCTTGATGACGAGGTCCGGCTCGGCGGGGAAGACGAGTTCGGACTCGACGACGTCCTCGTCGATGTCCTCGGGGTCGAGGTCGCCCGAATCCACGGCCTCGGCGACGTTCCTGACGGCGGTCGCGAACTCCTGTTTGCCGCCGTGCCCGACGCTCACCTGGATGGGGGCGTCGGCGCGCTCGTCGTCGTCCGGTCCCCGGACGGCCATCTCCCGGGGAGTGTCGACGCTCGCGAGTTCGCGCTCCAGCGTGGGGACGGCGGCCTCGTCGAGGACGCTGACGTAGACAGTGACGCGGTCGGCACCGTAGTCGAACGCCCAGCCGTAGAAGTCCGCGAGCGTGTCGTACGCACCGGCCTCCAGCAGGTCGCGTTCCGTGATGACCACCGCGACGTGGTCGGGGCCGGCGGCGGGGTGACGGCGAACCCGGGCAGCGAGATAGTAGTCGTAGAGGGCCACGTCGGGGTCGACGCCCGCCGCCGTCCAAAACGTTGCGGGTCGCGGGTTCGGGGAAGTTAAGTGCGGGGCCGGCAAATCGGTGGCAGACGTGAATTGGAGTCTGCGTCGCGCCCTGGCGTTCGCGCTGGTGGCGACGCTGTCGCTGTCCGCCCCCTTCCTGGGCCGGGCAGCCGCGGTGCCGTTCGCGGTCGTCGCCGTGCTCGGAGCCGTCGTCACCGACGGCTGGCTGTTCGAGGTGTTCTCGACCGCGCAGGACCGCCGCGAGGAGCGACTGCGGACGCTCGTCGCGTTCGCGCTCGCGGCGGCCGTCGTCGGCCTGCTCGTCCCCCTGTTCGAGGTGCCGGTCGGCGTGTTCGTGGCGTCCGTGCTCGTCGTCGGCTACGGCGACCTCGGCCGCCGGCTCGTCCTGCAGGT encodes:
- a CDS encoding aminotransferase class I/II-fold pyridoxal phosphate-dependent enzyme translates to MDAPTFELERWFAEVEAGADVMLAESGVRSLPASDFDTDLGELGYVIPTNGEPALRAAIGQRYGRSADEVVCTVGTQEANFLAFQSLLSPGDHAVVVTPTYQSLHAIPDSICDVTRVELAAPDWTLDVDAVAEAIRPETELVVLNNPNNPTGHQHDAETVEAVYDLAADADAYLLGDEVYRRLAPDPAPAVASLGEHGISTAGLSKSYGLAGCRFGWLAGPEDAVEDVEAWKDYTTISPGTFGHHVAEQVFGVGGFESREAELRQAALDHVETNAEITAEWAREHDLDWDDPVGCNVLLDVPDGFDDSRAFCRVVVDEASVVLAPGDCFGVEGTFRLGFGLPTEELRDGLERVAGVL
- a CDS encoding creatininase family protein, translating into MYLADEAWPELEEYFAEESLALVPLGSTEQHGPHLPESTDHTIAEAFAREAAERTGFLCTPTVNVGVSPHHRQFPGTMWVDPPEFRDYVESFTRNLAYHGIDRVVFVNAHGGNVQHLREVGRRVRDDGTAYAVEWMWDESIPELVDEVFEQNGPHGGPKETAMMQYLDGEHVHDDRLEAARDGGVASVADADTVKHGSRTFYDAIDNTDNGVLGDQTDATAEKGERLFEAASDQLVQLCEWLDDQRFEDLLPKDRV
- a CDS encoding ABC1 kinase family protein, whose translation is MAVLRSYRRFVVVFWQFLPLLWGWARDKRRFLLFGGSRSVTPEMRRERAQILLDSLLALGPTFIKLGQLLSTRPDVLPPEYIDVLEELQDRVPPADWSAAKVVIEDELGPVDEVFDDFDRESISGASLGQVYTAKVDGDPVAVKIRRPGIEELVEADLRVIRWSIPLIVRFVGQGQAFSLENLADEFAKTIREEMDYAREGRMLQEIRGNFTDNPDIVIPRVYDDYSDARVLTMEYISGTKISSVSELEARNVDRSEVAETLEEAYLQMIITDGVFHADPHPGNLAVQDDGSIVFYDFGMSGRVDPFVQDKIVEFYIGVANQDIDGILDALIEMGTLSPEADRAVMADVMELAIQDARGEDIETYRVQQIIGKVEDTIYEFPLRLPPNLALVLRVATVVEGVCVTLDQDFDFITVATDYLADEGYREESIKQFVEGTAEDFQAAATSAVRVPPKLERALDRVEREDLHIRADLEDDNRVIDKLGRRVVLGLVLATSVPTTAFLYVTADLLSAGVSAAFTTAIALALYRSFRRRKSGLRASPQFTRQNLRERD
- a CDS encoding Hsp20/alpha crystallin family protein, with the translated sequence MSRLREALGNLPDAVFADVHERDDEYLFVVDVPGVSAADLDVRVSARTVVVDAHRRKSVPDGFDYREEERPLFLDLELPLPPDATADGATASVDDGVLEVHLPRRGESGQRVPVEG
- a CDS encoding HAD family hydrolase, whose amino-acid sequence is MGSPSPDYDVWLFDFDGTLVDTEWAYTREVFDRVGDRLGRRFTDREAEVLWHGLGGSRDVRLQNWGIDPAEFWPAFHAVEDPMERAEATYLYDDAQSVGDIDAPTGVVTHCAEFLADPIIDHLDVGDWFDVVVCCDDDTGWKPDPRPIELALRDIGTDRDARGVYAGDAVSDVGAAKNAGLDAVHVERHDPGKRGHCVLGDHRVTSFDGFLGAGAPDNST
- a CDS encoding S1C family serine protease, which gives rise to MRREYLVVGVALLLVTAGFGVVSAQSPAAVGGATGAQSADTTQQAQQASCDYAALYDQTIDSVVGVRTSSGQGSGFVYQGASGDDASYVVTNAHVVGDANSVTIQFSNEASSTGEVVGTDAIADLAVVRVADVPSGVEALSVASSTPDPGEKVAAIGSPFGLDETITHGIVSGVNRSLPTGQNAAVPTVLQTDAPINPGNSGGPLVTCDGTVVGVNTAGLQASRADNIGFAIPSTLVERVVPALVENGSYDHSNLGVSVRPVTPQLASANDLDTMEGVYVHQARAGSPAADVLQGTTEITVVDESRVPVGGDVIVAIDDRQVNTTKDLGAYLFTETRPGDTVTLTVVRDGERQQVEVTLGEWPEPDAA
- the lwrS gene encoding LWR-salt protein, with the protein product MDAAYVFAVRFRLDPDRGVAVEPETFETRLRRPADDPGESGWLFFRDNLWRGDLADAESFRGLTADALGVLVESVEYRALETDREYYDALREAIAADLAPFNADSVDEVVSKYLGSSVEIRR
- a CDS encoding 4a-hydroxytetrahydrobiopterin dehydratase; the protein is MAELLDDDTIESRLPEHWHLDGDEITRTYEFDDYLEGVAFASEVGEIAEEQFHHPEIRIRYGKVDVRFTSHEEGGVTDQDIDMAERTDALR
- the hemA gene encoding glutamyl-tRNA reductase, with amino-acid sequence MNGNTGVVSGVRVSHETASLDELAAASAASTQAALDALLEQPPVEEAFVLQTCHRVEAYVVTADQASGRRALGTAGFDPAGAGAVSMGHEQSLRHLLRVAAGLESLVVGEDQILGQLRDAYDTAKDAGGIDRVLREAVTKAMHVGERARTETAINEGATSLGTAAVRLAKRKTDLEDARALVVGAGEMGALAAKAFASADVAEVVVANRTPERADRVADSVDAPTETTDLADARGRLGAADVVVTATSSPEHVFPGQAFSDAGETVVVDLAQPRDVAPAAGTHDAVSIHDLDDLEAVTAATRERREDAAREVEAMITEEFEHLLAQYKRKRADEVIARMYESADRLKGREVQTAVQRLEAERGEDLDDAEREVVESMADALVSQLLAAPTRSLRDAAAEDDWSTIATALELFNPDFEDEMPFEVPGGDVAPAESED
- a CDS encoding precorrin-2 dehydrogenase/sirohydrochlorin ferrochelatase family protein: MIPLFHDFRDESVLVVGGGSVGARKARRFAAEADVTVLSPEFGDREFGDAALVQAAPSPDEAAEWVARVDPALVVAATDVAAVNAAFADAARDAGALVNRADSSARDSGEAERSVDDVVVPATTGEDPVTVAVSTGGRSPALSKYLRERVDAEFAGAGEMAELTADLRAELKASGTPPAERRDAVRAVVRSEPVWKALRTGDANARKRAEAAVGRAVGDVEWST